In one Trichlorobacter lovleyi SZ genomic region, the following are encoded:
- a CDS encoding pyridoxal phosphate-dependent aminotransferase, translating to MRVQLVPAGTGELTYEIRNIVNVAEKLQKCGVSINWENIGDPIVKGEQIPTWMKEIVSAAVMDNETWGYCHTRGVLKTREFICATTNQRGGAQITPDDIIFFNGLGDAIAKLYGCLTPEARVLMPSPSYTTHTLGEVGHANAPSLHFRLDPENGWRPDLDELRSQVQNNPSVCAIMIINPDNPTGMVYSKELLQQIVAVAREFGLFIIADEVYNNIVYNGEQTVPISDVIGDVPAISLKGISKEFPWPGSRCGWIEVYNGESDEQFRKYINLILTSKMNEVCSTTLPQTVIPAIMQHPQYRIYLKERISLYEKSSNITYNYLKEVPELLVNRTNGAFYMAVAFREEMLNNKQSLPIENQEVRELVESLVNQPGVSPDKRFVYYTLAATGICTVPLSSFATSLQGFRVTLLERDPLETEQIYRTLASKIKEYLAS from the coding sequence ATGCGTGTGCAACTTGTACCAGCAGGAACCGGTGAACTGACCTATGAAATCAGGAACATCGTCAATGTTGCTGAAAAACTGCAGAAATGCGGCGTAAGCATCAACTGGGAAAACATCGGTGACCCGATTGTCAAGGGGGAGCAGATCCCGACTTGGATGAAAGAAATCGTTTCAGCTGCGGTGATGGACAACGAGACCTGGGGCTACTGCCACACCCGCGGCGTGCTTAAGACCCGTGAGTTCATCTGCGCGACCACCAACCAGCGCGGTGGCGCACAGATCACCCCGGATGATATCATTTTTTTCAATGGCCTGGGGGATGCCATTGCCAAGCTTTACGGTTGTCTGACCCCTGAAGCCCGTGTCCTGATGCCATCTCCCTCCTACACCACCCACACGCTGGGTGAAGTCGGGCATGCCAATGCCCCCTCCCTGCATTTCCGGCTTGACCCGGAAAACGGCTGGCGACCCGATCTGGACGAACTGCGCAGTCAGGTACAGAACAACCCTTCGGTCTGCGCCATTATGATCATCAATCCTGACAACCCGACCGGTATGGTCTACAGCAAAGAACTGCTCCAGCAGATCGTGGCCGTCGCCAGGGAGTTCGGCCTCTTCATTATTGCTGATGAAGTCTACAATAACATTGTCTACAACGGTGAGCAGACCGTACCGATCAGTGATGTGATCGGCGATGTCCCGGCCATCTCCCTGAAAGGTATTTCCAAGGAGTTCCCCTGGCCCGGCTCACGCTGTGGCTGGATTGAGGTCTATAACGGCGAAAGCGATGAGCAGTTTCGCAAGTACATCAACCTGATTCTGACCAGCAAGATGAACGAAGTCTGCTCCACCACGCTGCCCCAGACCGTCATCCCGGCCATTATGCAGCACCCCCAGTACCGGATCTACCTCAAGGAGCGGATCAGCCTGTACGAGAAGTCCAGCAACATCACCTACAACTATCTGAAAGAGGTGCCGGAACTGTTGGTCAACCGCACCAACGGTGCTTTCTACATGGCTGTTGCCTTCAGGGAAGAGATGCTGAATAACAAACAGTCACTGCCTATTGAAAATCAGGAAGTACGTGAGCTGGTGGAATCGCTGGTTAACCAGCCGGGGGTCTCTCCGGATAAGCGTTTTGTGTATTATACGCTGGCAGCTACCGGTATCTGCACCGTGCCGCTTTCGTCTTTTGCCACCAGCCTGCAGGGCTTCAGGGTTACCCTGCTTGAACGCGACCCGCTTGAGACGGAGCAGATCTACAGAACATTGGCCAGCAAGATCAAGGAATACCTGGCGTCATAA
- the meaB gene encoding methylmalonyl Co-A mutase-associated GTPase MeaB — protein MELHTLADNIRKGNIRAMGKGITLIESKRPEDARKASQLLDLLLPHTGNSLRIGITGVPGVGKSTFIESFGSYLTEQGHKVAVLAVDPSSQITGGSILGDKTRMEELSRNYNAFIRPSPAGDTLGGVARRTRETMLLCEAAGYTVVIVETVGVGQSETTVASMVDFFMLLQLATAGDELQGIKKGVMELADAIIINKADIDRQKTELARQQYQNALHILRPKSRNWIVPVQMVSALRNEGIPGVWEMLESFRDAMRQSGEFDENRKRQSVDWMWALLLDDLKALFLNHKDVQGVFPQVQDAVAQGVTTPSAASRRLLDVFRR, from the coding sequence ATGGAACTTCACACACTCGCCGATAACATCCGTAAAGGTAATATCCGTGCCATGGGCAAGGGGATAACCCTCATTGAAAGCAAAAGGCCAGAAGATGCCCGAAAAGCATCACAATTACTTGATCTACTGCTGCCCCATACTGGAAACAGTTTACGGATCGGGATTACCGGCGTGCCTGGTGTGGGCAAGAGTACCTTCATCGAGTCTTTTGGCAGCTACCTGACTGAACAAGGGCATAAGGTTGCTGTTCTTGCCGTTGATCCTTCCTCGCAGATTACTGGTGGCAGTATTCTTGGGGACAAGACGCGCATGGAGGAACTTTCGCGTAACTATAATGCCTTTATCCGTCCGTCTCCGGCTGGCGATACGTTGGGTGGTGTGGCACGTCGTACCCGTGAAACCATGCTGCTCTGTGAGGCAGCCGGTTATACTGTTGTTATTGTAGAAACAGTCGGTGTTGGCCAGTCTGAAACTACGGTGGCCTCAATGGTGGATTTCTTTATGCTGCTGCAATTGGCAACTGCCGGTGATGAGCTGCAGGGGATCAAAAAGGGGGTTATGGAGCTGGCTGATGCCATTATCATCAATAAGGCAGACATTGATCGCCAGAAGACTGAGCTGGCCCGTCAGCAATATCAGAATGCGTTGCATATCCTGCGTCCCAAAAGCAGAAACTGGATTGTGCCGGTTCAGATGGTCAGTGCCCTGCGTAACGAAGGAATACCGGGGGTCTGGGAGATGCTTGAGTCCTTTCGTGACGCCATGCGGCAGTCTGGTGAATTTGACGAAAATCGTAAACGACAATCAGTAGACTGGATGTGGGCATTGTTGCTGGATGATCTGAAGGCACTTTTTTTGAATCATAAAGATGTGCAGGGGGTCTTTCCGCAGGTGCAGGATGCGGTTGCGCAGGGGGTCACCACGCCTTCGGCGGCCTCACGAAGATTGTTAGATGTGTTTAGAAGGTAA
- a CDS encoding adenylosuccinate synthase, which translates to MANVVVVGAQWGDEGKGKVVDIYTEYADEIVRYQGGNNAGHTLVVGEEKVVLHLIPSGVLHAGKRCVIGNGVVLDPEVFIMEVNRLKAAGRLEDDSTLLLSESLHIIMPYHKAIDIAREAKSGDKKIGTTGRGIGPCYEDKIGRRGIRLMDLIDPVAFSRKLRENLEEKNAILERLGEEPLGYNEIYRTYQDFAEILKKYMADTSLVLSKSVAAGKKLLFEGAQGTLLDVDHGTYPFVTSSSTCAGGAATGTGVSPREIHEVVGISKAYVTRVGSGPFPTELLDETGEKLRQVGGEFGATTGRPRRCGWFDAMVIRYAVRINGLTGIALTKLDVLSDFETIKVCTGYRFEGQELETLPAKLETFENCEPVYEELPGWKVDITGVRSYDQLPENAKKYVRRLEELAGCPIVMVSVGPRRDQTMMIKNPFGE; encoded by the coding sequence ATGGCAAACGTAGTGGTGGTTGGTGCCCAGTGGGGCGATGAGGGTAAGGGCAAGGTCGTTGATATCTATACCGAGTATGCAGACGAGATTGTCCGTTATCAGGGCGGGAACAACGCCGGGCATACACTGGTGGTTGGCGAAGAGAAAGTGGTGTTGCACCTGATCCCTTCAGGGGTGCTGCATGCCGGCAAGCGTTGTGTAATCGGTAACGGTGTGGTGCTTGATCCTGAGGTGTTTATCATGGAGGTCAACCGCCTGAAGGCCGCCGGTCGCCTTGAAGATGACAGTACTCTGCTGCTTTCGGAATCGCTGCATATCATCATGCCGTACCACAAGGCGATCGATATTGCCCGTGAAGCCAAGAGCGGTGATAAGAAGATCGGCACCACTGGCCGTGGCATCGGGCCGTGCTATGAAGACAAGATCGGTCGCCGTGGTATCCGGTTGATGGACTTGATTGATCCGGTGGCGTTCAGTCGTAAACTGCGTGAGAACCTTGAAGAGAAAAATGCCATCCTGGAGCGGCTCGGTGAAGAGCCTCTGGGGTATAATGAGATTTATCGTACCTATCAGGATTTTGCCGAAATTCTGAAAAAGTATATGGCTGATACCTCTTTGGTGCTGTCAAAATCAGTTGCTGCCGGTAAAAAGCTGCTTTTTGAAGGGGCCCAGGGCACCCTGCTGGACGTTGATCATGGTACCTATCCGTTTGTTACCTCCTCTTCTACCTGTGCCGGTGGTGCTGCAACCGGTACCGGTGTTTCTCCCCGCGAAATCCATGAGGTGGTGGGGATTTCAAAGGCATACGTGACCCGCGTGGGCAGTGGCCCGTTCCCTACGGAGCTGCTGGATGAAACCGGTGAAAAATTGCGCCAGGTTGGCGGTGAGTTTGGTGCAACAACGGGGCGTCCCCGTCGTTGCGGCTGGTTCGATGCCATGGTGATCCGTTATGCGGTGCGTATTAATGGCCTGACCGGTATTGCCCTGACCAAGCTGGATGTGCTCAGCGATTTTGAGACAATTAAAGTTTGCACCGGGTATCGCTTTGAAGGTCAGGAGCTTGAAACCCTGCCGGCAAAGCTGGAAACCTTTGAAAATTGTGAGCCGGTCTATGAAGAGTTGCCGGGCTGGAAGGTTGATATTACCGGCGTCCGTTCATATGATCAACTGCCTGAAAATGCTAAGAAATATGTCAGGCGTTTGGAAGAGTTGGCGGGGTGTCCGATCGTGATGGTCTCGGTTGGTCCCCGTCGCGATCAGACCATGATGATAAAAAATCCGTTTGGTGAATAA
- the scpA gene encoding methylmalonyl-CoA mutase yields MSAFEKKTLQDWEKLASKEIKKETTAPLVWDTAEGIPVKPLYTQADLEKLETVDTMPGFAPFLRGPKASMYAGRPWTVRQYAGFSTAEESNAFYRRNLAAGQQGLSVAFDLATHRGYDSDHPRVVGDVGKAGVAIDSILDMEVLFKDIPLADVSVSMTMNGAVLPILALYIVAAEEQGVSKDKLAGTIQNDILKEFMVRNTYIYPPAPSMRIIADIIEYTSKYMPKFNSISISGYHIQEAGANNVQELAFTLADGIEYVKAALAKGLEVDQFAPRLSFFFAIGMNFFMEVAKLRAARFLWAELMSQFNPKNPLSLALRTHCQTSGWSLTEQDPYNNVIRTTIEAMAAVLGGTQSLHTNALDEAIALPTEHSARIARNTQLVIQEESGITRVVDPLAGSYYVESLTASLIEEGRKLIAEIDSLGGMTKAIESGMPKLKIEESAARKQARIDIGSEVIVGVNKYKLAKENPIETLDIDNTAVREAQIARLKKLRAERSEADCQAALQAITKVAETGVGNLLEACVDAARKRASVGEISDAMEKVFGRHKAEIKLVSGVYGKVFEESEEFAALKKEVDDFAEGEGRRPRILIAKMGQDGHDRGAKVIATAFADVGFDVDMGPLFQTPEETAKMAVENDVHVIGVSSLAAGHKTLVPQLVAELKKLDAADIVVVCGGVIPRQDYEELYAAGAACIFGPGTPITKSARETLEAIKKKA; encoded by the coding sequence ATGTCTGCATTTGAGAAAAAGACACTGCAAGATTGGGAAAAACTGGCCAGTAAAGAGATCAAGAAGGAAACGACTGCACCGTTGGTGTGGGATACTGCAGAGGGAATTCCGGTTAAGCCGCTCTACACCCAGGCTGATCTGGAGAAACTGGAAACTGTCGATACCATGCCCGGCTTTGCCCCATTTCTGCGTGGTCCCAAGGCCAGCATGTATGCCGGACGTCCCTGGACGGTGCGGCAGTATGCCGGTTTTTCCACAGCTGAAGAATCCAACGCCTTTTATCGCCGAAATCTGGCAGCCGGACAACAAGGTCTGTCAGTAGCCTTTGACCTGGCAACTCACCGCGGCTACGATTCAGACCATCCCCGCGTGGTTGGTGATGTTGGCAAGGCTGGTGTAGCCATTGATTCAATTTTGGATATGGAGGTGCTTTTCAAGGATATTCCGCTGGCAGATGTATCGGTGTCTATGACCATGAACGGCGCGGTGCTGCCTATCCTTGCACTCTACATTGTTGCTGCTGAAGAGCAGGGGGTCTCCAAAGATAAGCTGGCCGGTACGATCCAGAACGACATCCTTAAAGAGTTTATGGTCCGTAACACCTATATCTACCCGCCCGCCCCCTCAATGCGTATAATTGCCGATATTATCGAGTATACCAGCAAGTATATGCCCAAGTTTAACTCCATCTCCATCAGTGGTTACCATATTCAGGAGGCTGGGGCCAACAATGTTCAGGAGCTGGCTTTTACTCTGGCTGACGGGATTGAATATGTGAAGGCGGCCTTGGCTAAAGGGCTGGAGGTGGACCAGTTTGCGCCGCGTCTCTCCTTCTTTTTTGCCATCGGTATGAACTTCTTTATGGAGGTTGCCAAGCTACGGGCGGCCCGTTTCCTCTGGGCAGAGCTGATGTCTCAGTTTAACCCCAAGAATCCGCTCTCCCTGGCCCTGCGAACCCATTGCCAGACCTCTGGCTGGAGCCTGACCGAGCAAGACCCGTACAACAACGTGATTCGTACTACTATTGAGGCCATGGCGGCGGTGCTGGGTGGCACCCAGTCCCTGCATACTAACGCCCTTGATGAGGCGATTGCCCTGCCCACCGAGCATTCTGCCCGGATTGCCCGTAATACCCAGCTGGTTATTCAGGAAGAATCTGGCATCACCAGGGTGGTTGATCCGCTGGCTGGCTCCTACTATGTTGAGTCCCTGACCGCCTCACTGATCGAGGAAGGGCGCAAGCTGATTGCCGAGATCGACAGTCTGGGCGGTATGACCAAGGCGATTGAATCCGGCATGCCCAAGCTGAAGATTGAAGAATCAGCAGCCCGCAAGCAGGCCCGGATCGATATTGGCAGTGAAGTAATCGTCGGAGTCAATAAGTACAAACTTGCCAAGGAAAATCCGATTGAGACGCTGGATATTGACAACACCGCAGTGCGTGAGGCCCAGATCGCCCGCCTCAAGAAGCTGCGGGCAGAGCGTAGCGAGGCCGACTGCCAGGCAGCCCTGCAGGCCATTACCAAAGTGGCAGAGACTGGGGTGGGGAACCTGCTGGAGGCCTGTGTGGATGCAGCTCGCAAGCGGGCTTCGGTAGGCGAAATTTCTGATGCCATGGAGAAGGTCTTTGGTCGACATAAGGCAGAGATCAAGTTGGTTTCGGGGGTATACGGAAAAGTGTTCGAAGAGAGCGAAGAGTTTGCGGCCTTGAAAAAAGAGGTGGATGACTTTGCGGAAGGTGAAGGACGTCGTCCCCGGATTCTGATCGCCAAGATGGGGCAGGACGGTCATGACCGTGGCGCAAAGGTTATTGCCACCGCCTTTGCCGACGTCGGCTTTGACGTGGATATGGGACCCCTGTTCCAGACCCCGGAAGAGACTGCCAAGATGGCGGTTGAAAACGATGTCCACGTAATCGGCGTTTCCAGTCTGGCAGCCGGTCACAAGACCTTGGTGCCGCAACTGGTGGCAGAGCTGAAGAAGCTTGATGCTGCTGATATCGTCGTGGTCTGCGGTGGAGTGATTCCACGCCAGGATTACGAAGAGCTGTATGCTGCCGGTGCTGCCTGCATCTTCGGGCCGGGCACGCCCATCACCAAATCAGCTCGTGAGACGCTGGAAGCGATTAAGAAAAAGGCGTAA
- the mce gene encoding methylmalonyl-CoA epimerase, translating into MLQKINHIGIAVQSLEATIPFYRDALGMEFKGTEEVVEQKVKVAMLQVGESKIELLEPTSPDSPIAKYLEKSGPGIHHVAYEVADIEAAIADMQRQGARMIDELPRAGAHGTKIAFVHPKSSHGVLTELCQSGH; encoded by the coding sequence ATGTTGCAGAAAATTAACCATATCGGCATAGCCGTGCAATCATTGGAAGCTACTATACCTTTTTATCGTGACGCACTAGGCATGGAGTTTAAAGGTACGGAAGAGGTTGTAGAGCAGAAGGTAAAAGTTGCAATGCTGCAGGTGGGAGAATCGAAGATTGAATTGTTGGAGCCCACTAGTCCGGATAGCCCGATAGCAAAGTACCTGGAGAAGAGTGGGCCGGGCATTCACCATGTCGCCTACGAGGTTGCAGATATTGAGGCAGCCATCGCAGATATGCAACGGCAGGGAGCGAGGATGATTGACGAGCTGCCCCGTGCCGGTGCGCATGGCACAAAGATAGCTTTTGTGCATCCTAAAAGTAGCCACGGCGTGCTTACAGAGCTGTGCCAAAGCGGGCATTAA
- a CDS encoding ATP phosphoribosyltransferase regulatory subunit translates to MESTFIDTSLPRGVADYLPGRAARLSELEQQVLHVATAWGFQQILPPALEFEDVLAIGMGEGLRSRTFRFDDWQSGRLLAIPPDITPQIARIVATRMKGQLLPYRISYAGRVLRHAELQSGRNREIMQAGVELIGLDSPEADAEMVAMAVEVMKAAKLRDFKVDLGQVGFCQGVFAASGLHGEPLRLVREAVSLKDVSAVKMLLMRYPVAADSHQELISLTRLFGGSEVLVEAARVVHNVRSRAALQNIAEVVQILAMHGVEDCLSIDLGETRGLDYHTGLTFEGFVPGIGEAVFSGGRYDDLIGRYGFDAPATGFTCNLFSLMQALELQGTRQHEQRDLLVFNGADDRSEALELSRELRQRGYAVARDIIKRDLDASLCYAAEAGIRAVLVIGNNQDTQSTYQLIQATDRAEQGITREQLWQLFPSRS, encoded by the coding sequence TTGGAATCAACGTTTATTGATACTTCGCTGCCCCGTGGGGTTGCAGATTACTTGCCTGGTCGGGCAGCGCGCTTGTCTGAGCTTGAGCAGCAGGTACTGCATGTGGCAACAGCTTGGGGATTTCAACAGATTTTGCCCCCTGCTTTGGAGTTTGAAGATGTGCTTGCCATTGGAATGGGGGAGGGGTTACGTTCTCGCACCTTCCGTTTTGACGACTGGCAATCGGGGCGATTGTTAGCCATACCGCCTGACATTACACCACAAATTGCCCGGATAGTTGCCACACGAATGAAAGGGCAGCTGTTGCCGTACAGGATAAGCTATGCAGGGAGGGTGCTACGTCACGCTGAACTCCAAAGCGGTCGAAACCGTGAAATAATGCAGGCTGGTGTTGAACTGATCGGCTTGGACTCACCTGAGGCAGATGCCGAGATGGTGGCTATGGCGGTTGAAGTCATGAAGGCTGCCAAGCTGCGTGATTTTAAGGTCGACTTGGGACAAGTGGGCTTTTGTCAGGGCGTCTTCGCTGCTTCTGGTCTACATGGTGAGCCGTTACGTTTAGTCCGTGAGGCGGTATCGTTAAAAGATGTTTCTGCGGTGAAGATGTTGTTAATGCGTTACCCGGTAGCGGCAGATTCGCATCAAGAGCTGATTTCATTGACACGACTGTTTGGCGGGAGCGAGGTTCTTGTTGAGGCGGCCAGGGTGGTGCATAACGTACGTTCGCGAGCGGCCTTGCAAAATATTGCGGAAGTCGTCCAGATTCTTGCTATGCACGGTGTAGAGGATTGCCTTTCAATTGACCTTGGCGAAACCCGGGGGCTTGATTATCATACCGGACTTACTTTTGAGGGATTTGTGCCAGGCATTGGCGAGGCCGTATTCAGTGGCGGACGCTACGACGATCTGATCGGACGCTATGGCTTTGATGCTCCGGCAACGGGCTTTACCTGTAACCTTTTCAGTCTGATGCAGGCACTTGAGCTGCAGGGGACAAGGCAGCATGAACAGCGTGATCTGCTGGTCTTTAATGGTGCTGACGACCGTAGTGAAGCGCTGGAGCTTTCTCGGGAGTTGCGGCAGCGTGGCTATGCTGTGGCCCGTGATATCATCAAGCGTGATCTCGATGCGTCATTGTGCTACGCTGCAGAGGCCGGGATACGGGCTGTGCTGGTAATCGGCAACAATCAGGATACACAGTCGACCTATCAACTGATACAGGCGACAGATAGAGCAGAGCAAGGCATAACGCGTGAACAGCTCTGGCAGCTGTTCCCTTCACGAAGCTAA